Genomic window (Cucumis sativus cultivar 9930 chromosome 2, Cucumber_9930_V3, whole genome shotgun sequence):
TTCGATGAACTTTAGCAtagaggaaaaaggaaaactatGCACCCGAGGACAACGCCATAGCTTTAGTAGTCAGAAATCAGAGGAATCAACTAACGGCGTAGCCCGCAAAAGCAAAGCACAAGTGAATGGGCAAAGCCACAACAATGAATCTTTTAAACATAGAAACCATGTGAAGCGCGACAGAGAGaccaaaaaaacaacttttgcAACAACTGATCCACACACAAGTAATGTAGATATCCCCATTCAGTCATGAACATTTAATTTCTCCTTAATGTGAactaagaaaaaggaaaaaagaagaagaaaaaaaagaggggggagcaaagaaagaaaaagcttTATCTTTCAGTTGCTAGTTGTTTCGTtacctaaaagaaaatagcttcttttcttttctttttacatctAATTACTTCACTGAGTGAGTTGTGCTAATATGAAatgtatatgtttttcttttcttttcttttcttttcgtttcttttcttttcttttttttcccatgaaagttataatgattttttatgttataCATATAAGGGAGATTTTGATTCAGTGTGTGGACTATTGTGTATACACAGATACAGATATACTTTTGCTTTCTATCTTTGTATCTTCTCTCCCTCTTAACTATAATTGGTGTATTTTAGGAGAATTGGagaatgattttttgtttgtgttcaGATGAGGTTTGAGTTTGGTGAGAATTTTGAACCATTCGCCTAAAAATGCATGGAGTTGGAGATTGAATCACCAACCACTCGATTAAggtatatatatgaataagtTGGACAAAGTCTATGTTGACTTTTGTTTTACGTATAATCAAATGAAATGATATGAAATGTTAACCATGAAATGTGAAACAATAACATTttactaaacaaaacaaagctTAGGATGAACTTTTTGGAAGAGATCTCAATGTTTACTCTTCAACTTGGGATCACGTAGACATTGAAGCTTAATCGTGTACTTGGGTGCAGCAGAAGGTGAAATTGTAAAATCATAAAGCTGTGAATTTCCTagtataagatttttttaggCAAACAATATGAGAAGTTAATAAAGCATCTTTCTCTAGTTATGAGAAGTTAAACAAGTAGGAGACTTCGCAACTTTACTCTCTTCGATCCTCCAAATTTTTTAGTCGAACGCATATGAAGTGTAACACTTTCATCAATCTAAAATTTGTGcaataacatataaattagACAACATCTCTTTTAAATAGGCATTAAGcacattaattttataaatgtttgtCCATGTAGAAcactaacaaaagaaaaaaatgttttcaaatatagcaaaatacaCCAACAAAATATGAGTGTATCTATATTAGTGTATGGTTTACGTGGTAAATAGATTATcatattttggtatatttaaaaaaaaatggtttgaaaagtaataaaatagttttcctctatttgatttttgtttaataaaaaaactccattttgaagtttgaaggAACCTATGGATaagtaaacaaacaaaacaaaatggcGCGCAAGAGAGTGGAAAAGAGGATTTATTGaaacctttcttcttctctcatcCACTCTTTTCTCTACAATAATCATGTCTTCCCTCTTCACCCCTTTCATTTCCTCTTCCCTCATTCTTCAACCCCTCAAATTTTCTCAACTTACAATCTTCTCCTCGAAACCCTACAGCAACACGAATTTTATTCCGGTTGTAGCATCCCATTCTCAACCCAAACCTAATTCTAAACACAATTCTAGAAAACCCACCATGGATGGCAGCAAACCCACCTCCAAATTTCGAAGAAAATCCTCATACGGTACCTCTAGGAGGTCGATTCTGAAGAAAACTTTCAATCAGGAGCAAGTTACCTTCACTTCTGCTCTCTCCGATGACCCCCTTATAGCCATTATTGGCGGCGGCATGGCGGGAATCATGTGTGCTCTGAGTTTGGAGAAAAGGGGTGTTCGCTCCACCGTCTTTGACACGGTTGGTTATTACTTGtttgttatttcatatttgaatttttcattaGTTTTGACTCATTCTGTACATGGGTGACATATGTTTCATTTTGGGAAACATGATTGAATTgggttagaaaaaaaaggactATTTCAGTCTATGTACTTCCATTAGGATTTAGTTCATATACCTTTGAATtggtaacaatttaattatgtttcatCCATACTGTGAAAATGTtgttaagattttattttaatgagaTTTCTTGTGAGTAGATCGATATATAAGGAGGCGCCAAATGCTTTTATAAAgtacaaatattaaatctttaaataaaGCGAGAATAGCTCAATTGTCAACCCATATGATGTTAACCAGGTCTATGGTTCGAATGTCTTGCTCTTATTCAACCTGATTTAAAGGCTTTTTAGTGCCAGTGAATGGATTTGTATGCACCTTGCGAAGACCCTTTTATGttggttgaaatttattttttgttatacttaGTTAATCTAGGAGGGggcatttcaaattttaatttttgttgcaGGGTATACATGGGTTGGGAGGAAGAATGGGGACTAGAAGTCTTGGACCTGAACCCCTAATGTTTGATCATGCGGCTCAATTCTTTACAGTGACGGATAACCAATTTGCTCAGTTGGTTGATGGTTGGTTGGCTGCAGATCTAGTTAAAGAGTGGAAGGGCACTGTTGGAGAGCTTGAATTGGGTGGTCGATTTGTTCCAATGTCTTCCTGTCCAAGGTATATTGGTACAAATGGCATGCGGCCACTTGCTGACTCATTGCTATCTCAGGTGATTGAAATGTAGATCTTCAACAAGAGCATTTCAGAAGTGCATTAAGTATATGgaagaaataaacaataaaccaGCCGCTGCCTTCTTTAGTAGCAAAGATTTATCCTTATAACATGTTTAAACTTAGTTGAATGGACGATATGGAATCTATATGGACATAATATTTAGTAATCCTGATCCCATGAGTGAAACTATTGACTATTGATGGCTAAGTTTGTAATGAGTTCTAGTTTACTATTAATCCTGATACCATACTTATAGCATGTATGGTATCCTACACTTTTTAAATACAGTTTTTGCCCTTGATTTCCTCTGACTTTTctactatttgatttttgttgcCAGACTTCTCTGATTAATGTGATCCGCCCTTGCTGGATAAGTAAGCTGGAGCCATTTAATGGAATGTGGCACTTAAGTGAGAACGGAAAACCTTGTGGGCATTTTGATGCTATTGTTATTGCACACAATGGCAAGTAGATggttctttctttccttctagAGCTTGAAGACtacatattttgttgatttttgaCAGTTGCTGGGTGGTTTCATTCTATGAGTTAGTGTTGACTaccaaaacacaaaatttctgAAGCAAGAGGTTTAAATGCCATTTGCATGATATATCATTTTGGTTCAGCTGCAATctagattaatttttattttctggtTTTGTCATAATGcttaacataaatttttttgttagaatgatttagattttgaaatgttgaatTGGTTATCCTGGCAGGCAAATGTGCTAATCGGCTTCTTTCAACATCTGGCTTACCTCTGATTGCTAGACAAATGAAGGtgcaaattttgataatttttccagcttattttggtttgtttaaCAATAAGTATTTACATGCTTCTTAATTGATCCTGTCTATTCTGTGTTTGTAGAGGTTAGAATTAAGTTCTATATGGGCCCTCCTTGCTGCATTTGAGGACCCTCTTCCTTTCCCAGATACTGCAGAAAAATTTCCATTTGAAGGAGCTTTTGTAAAAGGGGTTGATTCCCTCTCATGGATGgcaaacaataacaaaaaatttctaaactttcagAAAGATGGGCCCCACTGTTGGACCTTTCTGAGTACTGCTGCATATGGGAAACAGAACAAGGTTCCACAGGTTGGTTTTCCACCTAGTATTAGGCTTGCCAACTTTTGCACTTTGCCTACATTCTtgtcaaatattcaaatgccctttttctctttaattatcaGAAGAACTCTAATAACATTTTCATGATTATGATCATCAGTGGATTTGTATTTTGGGGGCTCCAGCTAGAAACTGGAGGAGCATGCAggattattttttgaaaacgaCCCCTacatatgaaaagaaagagtttctttaattccattttttaatcAGTTATGGAAAAGAACTCAATTAGTAAGACTTTGACCTTTCATTAAAGGAAAGAGTGCTCCACCAATgcaaaaatattatagaaacaagaaatagGAGTGAAATGAACAACTTTCTCGGCCATCTTTTCATCCTTGCTTGTGCATTGTATAAAAATTTCTGACTATTTGTAATCAATTTGTCGCTGCCTGTTCATTTGTTATTGCGTTTACTTATAATAGTATCGCTATGTATGACTCCTTTGAGTCaacatttgatatttgtttgtCCATAgcttattttgaattaatttacatcaaattttttgttaaagtaCTGATGGATATCAACTATGATGCTCTGTTAGGAGAATATCCCAACTTCTACTGCCgagaaagtgaagaaaaatatgctAGAGGGTGTCGAAGCTGCCCTGGGATTGTCCAAAGGGTCACTGCCAAAACCCTTTTACACCCGAGTTCAGCTATGGTAATTGGCCAAAACCTAATTCATATGTAAACCATCTTTTTGTATTGCCTTATTTAGTTGAATTTGGACTATACTTAAGTTGGCACATTTGAACCATCTTGATTGTTtgaaactttatatatttataacgCACATGCCAAATTGCATATCCTTGGTGTAATTCCTATTCTCGAAGTCTCATTAAATGAAGCATCATAGCCTCTAAACAAATGTCCCTTTCTTTTTACCTCCTACACTAAAGAAATCACTCAAAAGCTGAGATCAATAGGTGAACACGAACCTAACAACAAAGTTAACTATCAATATCAAGAACATGAAGCTGCAAAGATTCAATATAGGATCTCTTGCCctaatatttgatttagaaaaacaatgtTTAACTCAAAAGCTTGAATGTGTGGACGAAGGAATGTTTAATATGGTATAGATATTTCTTAACTTCCTTGATAATCAGCTTTATAACATTCTCTATACAGGGGTGCAGCACTGCCTACAAATTCACCAGGTATTCCATGCATCTTTGATCCTCATGGAAGAGCCGGTATCTGTGGTGATTGGCTACTAGGCTCAAATATAGAATCAGCAGCCCTAAGTGGGATAGCTCTTGGAAATCATGTAAGCTTGTTgagttttctttatttgtacTCATGTTTCTAATTTATCCATGACAAGCATACCGCTCAATATTCAGTAGTTGGAAGGGCAGTTCCATATTTGCTATGTGTGAAAAGATGTAATGGCAGTCAGATCTCCCTGGATTTTTGTGCATTATATTTACCGAAAACAAAATGTCACTGTAGATTGCAGATTACTTCCGAAGTGGCAGCGAACACTCCGAAGAATTCGCAGTTGGTTTACATAAGGAGTTTCAGCCCATTCAAGGACATGATATTGGGCAATTTCCAGGTTTGGGAACTGAAAAGCAGGCAGAAAGTACACTGGCATTCCAGCTTGCTACTTAAATTTTTCCTTGCTAGACGCACGAAGCAGAAATTATAATTCAGGTATGTATACTTTCGAGAAGTCTATTCACAATTCAAACAAGCAATTACAAGCCGTCATTTCTTGGGTAACTAGAAATTGTTAAACAGTTCGAAACATAAACCTGGCGAAAAAATCTTGAATGATGATTTACATGAAATTCATTCGAAATGTAAGccgtcttttctttttcttcttttttgttttggcaATGGTGTTGGTGATGCTTATTGCAGGAAGATTGGGATGAACACGTCATGTCtgtcaatattttgaagaaactCGAGACAGTAAGACACGCAGAGCTGAGGTGACTCGACTACTTTGATCAAACCTAACAAGGACTCATCTTCTGATCTATCACAGGCAAATCAATAGtatgtctctcttttcaagaATTTCAAGTTCTCAAGCATATAAAATATGGAAATATAGCAAGCAATATAAACTTGAAGATCGTTAAGATAATGAAAGTAGTGAACCTGTTGAACAACTCCATGGACTCAACAAAGTTTCATTCGCTCATTCCCATTGTCGGTATAATGGCTTGACACACTGTCTTGCGCACAAAGATTTATAGAATCGACATTTTGATGTTCATCATACCCTCACTTGgtctctaaactttcaaacacTTAATTTTAGTCATTGTTAATTCTTCCGTATTTTAGTAAGTGAAATTACAGATCCTAATGTAATTCCATTTCTTCCTTTACTTCATTAATAAGACGTTTAAGCAGACAagcttttgaatttataaaaatggaGTAGAGTAAAATTTATGAAGGCACATTTGAACTTcctattttgttcaaatttggAACCTCTTGAAAAGACATTGTCACAAGAGAATGATGAGGTTCTCTCCAATGAAGCTTTAACTTTGTCTGTTTACATGACTTTTATGCAGAGTTGGAACTTCACGGGGTGTGTGTTTGAAGATTCAAGCTCACGAAGTGAAGATGGAAATGGAATTCTTCTTTAGGGAATAACCACAAAAGATGTTACTATCTATATGCTTGCCTAAAGTTGTTAACACATTGGAATGAATATACACTCCCATGTCTTCTTGGGAGAGTACTGTTCTTCGGATTAATTTTTgctttagattttgaatttaaatcatCATCAAACCCTTTGTCACATattcaatgaaataaaaaaatgggcAATTAAGTTAATTGAAGAACGAATAAGTTAATggaattctttttcaaaaataaactaacgaaatattattgaattaatacaaaataacaCCGAAAcccaaaattaataaataattaaagtttaatcAGAAGTTCCAAAAAATTAGCCACGTGGTGCCGACGTGGGTTCGAAATCGCGTGCAACGCACGTGAACTGTtctgattatgaaatttgcgTTTTATGTACATAAACGACCAAAACGACGCTTTTAATTACGGGAAATCCGCCATTGAAGCAAAACTCAAAAAGCTTTAACGATAAACCAGAAGCAAAGAGATGATCATTCAAttcattcaaaagaaaagactgATTTGAAGATAGACCATTGAGAATTtaccaaactaaaatttgataaaaatattgtataacAACGAGCGGTTGCATCTCTCATATCATATCCCTAATTTACATCGCTACGTACTATTAATAAGAAAACCCTAGAAATTAAtcaaaaaccctaaacacATAATTCATTTCTTGACTTTCCTTGCCTGGACTTTCCTCGCCGGCGACTTTACCGTCTTTGGCTTCTTCGCCGCTACCTTCTTCGCCTTTGTCGCCGGTGCGGCTCTCTTTCCTGGCGAAGTTCGCGACAGTGTTTTCGCTACTTTCGCTGCCTTGGCTGCTGGTTTAGGCTTCGGAGCAACCTTCTTAACCTTCTCAGCTGCCTTCGTCTTCGCGGCGGTTTTTGGTTTCGCGACGGTCTTGGATTTAGCAACTGTCTTCGGCTTCGGCTTCGCTACAGCTTTCGGCTTAGGTTTCGCAGCAGTTTTGGCTTTCGATTTGGCAACGGCGGCTTTCTTGATGCTTGCTGCTTTGAGTTTTGAGCTTACAGGCTTCTTGGCGGTGACTggtgctgctgctgctgctgcggCTTTTGCTTGAATAGAACGAGCCGATGGAAGCTTATAGGAGTTCTTAACCTTAACGAGTTTTTCAGCGGCGACAAGTTTTTTGAGATGAACAAGCAAAAGCTTCCTGAAATTGGAAGGCAATTGTTTGTGTTTCTCTTCAGTGAACTTCGTAATGGCGTACTGACTCGAGCCGGTTCTCTCCTTCAGAGAAACGATCGCTTCGCTAATCATCTAgagaaacaatttcaaaattcaatcagAACAAAACGTAAAAACTCGATCGGAATAACAATAAACAATCACAACAAAGATCAATCATCCATACACACCTGAAGGAACGGAGGGTGAGTCGGAGAAGATCTAGCCTTCTTCGCACCAGATGGTTTCTTAGCCTTCGATGCTTTCGATGCCGCAGCTTTCTTAGCCTTGGAGTCGTTCTCAGCTGGCTGGGCCACCGCTGCAGCGGGAGCATCGGAGATGATGACGGAATCAGCGGCGGAAGACATTATTGGAAATGGAATCGATtagaagagagggagaggaaaatattttagagagagaaaattcgATGAGGAGAGAGACGGTTGAGAGCGGTTTATATAATCAAACGAAATCATGCTACTGCGATCTGATTGGTCGAGAGTCTTTCGACGCGGATCGAGATCCtcgtaaaattttaaatttcagcCGTTAGATCTTGGGTTTATCCACGGTGAGCATTCAAAGTAGGGATTGAGAACGGATATGGATTGGCATGTTGAGTATGGAGATTGGGAgtttttttatgtgtttttcaCTTCAATTCTTAAGGCCATAACTTGTTTAATGcttaatgaaatttaatgaTCTTTGGAATGCTTTTGTAGCTTGGAATCTAAGCTTTCAAATGAATGTAATTTCAAGTTGTTTGGTATCCAATATCAAAAGTAATCGACTATCGAGTCAACGTTGGTTGAAATTAGGGTTTTCTCAACGTGTATATGATTATCGGTTGATTTgactacaaaattaaaaattaattgtctaattttttgtttcactaTCTTGGGTAACTTCTAGATAGGTCAACTAGTCTAacaattgttaattttttttaccatttaaggtaaaaatataaacaaaaacgtCAATCAAGTTGCACACCTCAATAGtgaataatattttactaaacGACGAGTCTTGGTAACTATGAGTAAAACGGtaattagaaattgaaatagttgaatattttctttcactCACTTTTCTTCTAAGGtgatatcaaattaaaaataataaattaaatttagttttttaatattatgcAACGAATTTAGCAACTTCCATGCATTTAGTTCTATACAATATCAAAAAAACTCttccaaaatatatttgtcttgaaattatttaaagtcAATTGATTTAGAACCACATCATCGTTAGAGTTGCATAGCTAGAACATGGTCGTTAAGATAAGTATTTTGAGAAAACAATGTCAAGACTGTGAAGAGATGCAAACCACAAGTAAACACATTATTGCTTTCACAGCATTTAGATGTCACTAGTGGACTCTCAACTCAATGTTGTTGTGTAAGTgttctaaaattgaatatggaCGTTTAACAccaaatgtaaaattaatttttatagaaTTTGCAAACAATGTggtgtttttatttaataattttatgattcGACTACTTTCTTTTAGTAAGGTAAAGTTTGTGGAGAGTAACAAACTATAAGAGGAGTGATAATTCGatagtttgtatttatttgtgCAATCTTAGACACTTTCTTATTGGATGCTTAAAAATCAAGATAACTATTATAGTCGTTTATTAAAGTGTAATTTTAGTAGAACCAATCCATTTCGAGAACTATACTAATAGTGTGTATTAGTGTGTATTGTTAAATTATTCTACTAGCCTAGCAATACATTATCTAAATACCAACTCCATCATGAAGCAAACAATGATTAAACAGTGGTTCTTCAATTAAAAGTTTACAAGCCAAAACAATAATGTTTAAAAGTTCTAAGAACAAGGAAATAAATGTGGAAAGCTTGATAACAATATCACTCTATATATTTAGATCTCCAATTGGCCATATTTACTTCATTTCTCTAACCTTACAAAATCATAATGTATAGAAAGAATACCATTACAAGATTGATAAACATGGACTCTGATTCACAAAAACGAAAaccatttaagaaaaatgaaaattggaatggaaaaaaaaactaacaacaTGATATATTTCCTAAAAGATAGTATATGCATATTAATTGTACTTTGCAAAGAGCTAAAGTGTAATGTAATTATAACTTTATCATAAGGAATAGGCAGCAGGTTGAACTTGAATCTGATCAAGTTTGTTGTGTGTAAAGTACAAATTGCAATGCATATACTGTccaataaaaaacaatcagAAAGACCCAATAACTAATACCAACATAAATACAACAACGCTCCCTGAAGTTTGACAAAATAGCAGTGGTTCAACATGCTTGAACTCCcatggtttttgtttgttcacTGGTTAGGCCTCCTTGTTGAGGGAGACACATGAACAATGTCGAAGAGGTTTCTGCGCATTATCGGCCTGTTGGATGGACAAGTTGAGAGAAGATTGCAGTACTGTTTTGTTCATTATTAGATTCAATTAAGTCTTGCTCACTTCCAAGGCTGAGGTTGTTGTAATGTGCAGCCATTTCTTGGCTTCTCTGGTTAGCTTCCTCATGTACCCTCGACCTATGACTTGAACCACCATCGGCACTTTCCTGAAGTTGGAGAGCAAATTCAAGGTTCCATAACACATCGCCCATAGACGGTCGCTCGGCTCCATGGTCGTCTAGGCATTTCTCAGCAGCATCTGCAAACTTCTTCAAGCTGTCAGGGGTGATTTTCCCTTTGAGATGAGGGTCGATGAGATCCTCAAGAAATCCTTTCCGT
Coding sequences:
- the LOC101219713 gene encoding uncharacterized protein LOC101219713 produces the protein MSSLFTPFISSSLILQPLKFSQLTIFSSKPYSNTNFIPVVASHSQPKPNSKHNSRKPTMDGSKPTSKFRRKSSYGTSRRSILKKTFNQEQVTFTSALSDDPLIAIIGGGMAGIMCALSLEKRGVRSTVFDTGIHGLGGRMGTRSLGPEPLMFDHAAQFFTVTDNQFAQLVDGWLAADLVKEWKGTVGELELGGRFVPMSSCPRYIGTNGMRPLADSLLSQTSLINVIRPCWISKLEPFNGMWHLSENGKPCGHFDAIVIAHNGKCANRLLSTSGLPLIARQMKRLELSSIWALLAAFEDPLPFPDTAEKFPFEGAFVKGVDSLSWMANNNKKFLNFQKDGPHCWTFLSTAAYGKQNKVPQENIPTSTAEKVKKNMLEGVEAALGLSKGSLPKPFYTRVQLWGAALPTNSPGIPCIFDPHGRAGICGDWLLGSNIESAALSGIALGNHIADYFRSGSEHSEEFAVGLHKEFQPIQGHDIGQFPGLGTEKQAESTLAFQLAT
- the LOC101205659 gene encoding histone H1; the encoded protein is MSSAADSVIISDAPAAAVAQPAENDSKAKKAAASKASKAKKPSGAKKARSSPTHPPFLQMISEAIVSLKERTGSSQYAITKFTEEKHKQLPSNFRKLLLVHLKKLVAAEKLVKVKNSYKLPSARSIQAKAAAAAAAPVTAKKPVSSKLKAASIKKAAVAKSKAKTAAKPKPKAVAKPKPKTVAKSKTVAKPKTAAKTKAAEKVKKVAPKPKPAAKAAKVAKTLSRTSPGKRAAPATKAKKVAAKKPKTVKSPARKVQARKVKK